A window from Enterocloster bolteae encodes these proteins:
- a CDS encoding (2Fe-2S)-binding protein — translation MKEKLQQFITLTVNRREYEIPVGNNRGDMPQSETLAHTLRDRLHLMGLKLGCGQGACGCCTVIMDGRAVTSCMVLTMDCDGSSITTIEGLADPETGDLTGLQQAFVDNCGFQCGFCTSGIIMTARALLDEKPCPTEEEVRDALAGNYCRCGTHYTAVESIMSYVEKRRSEE, via the coding sequence ATGAAAGAAAAGCTTCAACAATTCATCACGCTTACAGTGAACCGCAGGGAATATGAGATACCCGTGGGAAACAACAGGGGGGATATGCCCCAGTCTGAAACCCTGGCCCACACACTGAGGGACCGGCTTCATCTTATGGGCCTGAAACTGGGATGCGGGCAGGGGGCCTGCGGCTGCTGTACGGTAATCATGGATGGCCGTGCGGTTACTTCCTGCATGGTGCTTACCATGGACTGTGACGGAAGCAGCATCACCACCATTGAAGGGCTGGCGGACCCGGAGACAGGGGACTTAACCGGGCTGCAGCAGGCTTTTGTGGACAATTGCGGATTCCAGTGCGGATTCTGCACATCGGGCATTATTATGACAGCCAGGGCCCTGTTAGATGAGAAGCCCTGCCCCACTGAGGAGGAGGTCCGGGATGCGCTGGCCGGCAATTACTGCCGCTGCGGGACCCATTACACGGCAGTGGAGAGCATCATGTCTTATGTGGAGAAAAGGAGGAGTGAAGAATGA